A genome region from Glycine max cultivar Williams 82 chromosome 5, Glycine_max_v4.0, whole genome shotgun sequence includes the following:
- the LOC102665121 gene encoding uncharacterized protein, whose protein sequence is MGIGNSKSNAAEGERLPPKIRPMLVSRFEEFRKRRNGETTLSKKNLLNEEDDNSQSSHRTEEENKVSSSKEIEPPKEETVERVITAEKLSRVVPVPNSECENVEETHPNKDNIEQVIKYMDPSQDVFNRAVEMAEAEVKTEEEKTAELVEETKEEKKQKVDAKGDDHHEDSGDEDESEKVGRFLCPGSPSFRIYCIEAEKRNEEECNGPTIVLQKSRSVDSVETAESTNSNEVLQELESTSKRKGHKKKFGAMKTLLKVKSLYHPMCTCTGDDKSHIFTAKATK, encoded by the exons ATGGGGATTGGCAATTCAAAGTCAAATGCAGCCGAAGGAGAGAGGTTACCTCCCAAAATCCGCCCTATGCTCGTTAGCCGATTTGAGGAGTTCAGAAAACGTAGGAATGGAGAAACCACCCTCTCCAAGAAGAATCTGTTGAATGAAGAGGATGACAATTCTCAATCTTCACACAGAactgaagaagaaaataaggttTCTTCTTCAAAGGAGATTGAACCACCTAAAGAGGAAACGGTTGAGCGAGTAATAACCGCAGAAAAACTGTCCAGAGTGGTTCCAGTGCCCAACTCTGAATGTGAAAATGTGGAGGAGACTCACCCCAACAAAGATAACATAGAGCAGGTTATCAAATACATGGATCCCAGCCAAGATGTATTTAATCGTGCTGTTGAGATGGCCGAGGCAGAGGTTAAAACAGAGGAGGAAAAGACTGCAGAGCTAGTGGAAGAgacaaaggaagaaaagaagcaAAAAGTGGATGCAAAAGGTGATGATCATCATGAGGATAGTGGTGATGAAGATGAAAGTGAAAAAGTTGGCAGGTTTCTATGTCCTGGATcgccaagtttcagaatttatTGCATTGAGGCTGAGAAAAGAAACGAGGAAGAAT GTAATGGTCCAACCATTGTGCTCCAAAAGTCGCGCAGTGTAGACAGTGTTGAAACAGCTGAATCAACAAATTCAAACGAG gtacTTCAGGAATTAGAATCAACTTCGAAGAGAAAAGGACATAAGAAGAAATTTGGTGCTATGAAGACTCTACTCAAGGTTAAGTCGCTCTATCACCCAATGTGTACCTGTACTGGCGATGACAAAAGCCATATTTTTACTGCAAAGGCAACGAAATGA
- the LOC100788304 gene encoding probable protein S-acyltransferase 5 has product MPPLPPPPQANPDSGATSAPSQVRTYRVWQGSNVFLCGGRLIFGPDVKSIFISIFLIVLPVAVFCGMVARKLLDDFPHHTGWSIMAVLIALTLFVLITLVVTSARDPGIVPRNAQPPETDDYHWTDNSNNGQISLSRFPRTKDVIVNGITLKVKYCDTCMLYRPLRASHCSVCDNCVERFDHHCPWVGQCIGLRNYRFYYMFVFSATLLCLYVHAFCWVYTVKIKDSEEISIWKAMSKTIASIVLIVYTFICFWFVGGLTVFHSYLISTNQSTYENFKYRYDPQTNPYNRGMVNNFKEVFCTRIPPSKNNFRSKVLREPLDSHQRTGIRPISPMMKRRPRSMELVGNSVYNEQDEEESNYRDEIDNEARSKDSGLTDKSLDLSRILHTEGVEGQESSLRHHLWEATPEVQDSITEFGESNWATAPSCSTREVV; this is encoded by the exons ATGCCGCCACTGCCACCGCCACCGCAGGCGAATCCAGATTCCGGCGCCACCTCCGCTCCGTCACAGGTCAGAACTTATCGCGTCTGGCAAGGCAGTAAC GTATTTCTTTGTGGAGGGAGGCTTATATTTGGACCTGATGTGAAATCTATATTTATATCGATATTTCTTATCGTTCTCCCCGTGGCTGTGTTCTGTGGTATGGTTGCAAGGAAACTGTTAGATGATTTTCCTCATCACACCGGATGGTCAATAATGGCTGTACTTATTGCTCTCACACTCTTC GTTCTGATCACCCTTGTAGTGACCTCAGCAAGAGATCCTGGCATTGTACCACGTAATGCTCAGCCTCCGGAGACAGATGACTATCATTGGACTGATAATAGCAACAATGGCCAAATTTCATTGTCACGATTTCCACGAACAAAGGATGTAATTGTTAATGGTATAACATTGAAAGTCAAATATTGTGATACTTGCATGCTCTACAGACCCCTCCGTGCTTCTCATTGTTCAGTCTGTGATAACTGCGTGGAGCGATTTGATCATCACTGCCCATGGGTTGGTCAGTGTATTGGACTG CGAAATTACAGGTTCTACTACATGTTTGTTTTCTCTGCCACTCTGCTTTGCTTATATGTACATGCCTTTTGCTGGGTCTACACTGTAAAGATCAAGGACTCCGAGGAAATATCAATTTGGAAAGCAATGTCCAAAACTATAGCATCCATCGTATTAATAGTTTACACCTTCATTTGTTTCTGGTTTGTTGGCGGTCTCACTGTTTTCCACTCGTACCTCATCAGCACAAACCAG TCTACTTacgaaaattttaaataccggTACGACCCACAAACCAACCCATATAACAGAGGGATGGTTAACAACTTCAAAGAAGTATTCTGCACCAGAATTCCTCCATCCAAGAATAATTTCAGGTCTAAGGTTCTAAGGGAGCCATTAGATTCACATCAAAGAACGGGTATTAGGCCCATAAGCCCAATGATGAAAAGACGCCCCAGGAGTATGGAATTAGTAGGGAATTCAGTTTACAATGAACAAGACGAGGAGGAAAGTAATTATAGAGATGAAATTGACAATGAAGCACGTAGCAAAGATAGTGGATTAACTGATAAGTCCCTGGATTTAAGCAGGATCCTTCACACAGAAGGAGTGGAGGGGCAAGAAAGTTCACTTAGACACCATCTATGGGAAGCAACTCCAGAAGTTCAGGACAGCATAACAGAATTTGGGGAATCAAATTGGGCTACTGCGCCTAGTTGCTCAACTAGAGAGGTTGTATAG
- the LOC100812015 gene encoding NAC domain-containing protein 83, producing the protein MEKLNFVKNGVSKLPPGFRFQPTDEELVFQYLKCKVFSYPLPASIIPEINVCKYDPWDLPGNCDPQERHFFSPKEAKYRNGNRMNRTTKCGYWKATGSDKRISSSTSTCNGIVGVRKTLIFYEGKSPKGSRTHWVLHEYRLVSVETGAANSSHNYVNEIGDWVLCRLSMKKRSVESDGSGTHHKHRQNTAVQTTRPRLMFDFMMVGKTNSSTSSSCSSSSNIMEVSSNASDHEETSGYAHF; encoded by the exons ATGGAAAAGctgaattttgttaaaaatggaGTGAGCAAATTGCCTCCTGGTTTTCGTTTTCAGCCAACAGATGAAGAGCTTGTTTTTCAATACTTGAAATGTAAGGTCTTCTCCTACCCCTTGCCTGCTTCTATCATTCCTGAGATCAATGTCTGCAAGTATGATCCTTGGGATTTGCCAg GGAATTGTGATCCACAAGAGAGGCactttttcagcccgaaggaaGCAAAGTATCGAAATGGTAATCGCATGAACCGAACGACAAAGTGTGGCTATTGGAAGGCAACAGGATCAGACAAAAGAATATCATCTTCAACTTCAACGTGTAATGGTATTGTTGGGGTACGAAAGACATTGATATTTTATGAGGGCAAATCACCAAAAGGCTCCAGAACTCACTGGGTCTTGCACGAATATCGTCTCGTCAGTGTAGAAACTGGTGCTGCCAACTCATCCCAT AACTACGTAAACGAGATAGGAGATTGGGTTCTGTGTCGCTTATCGATGAAGAAAAGAAGTGTAGAAAGTGATGGCAGCGGCACTCATCATAAGCATAGACAAAATACAGCAGTTCAAACTACTCGTCCAAGattaatgtttgattttatgATGGTAGGGAAGACCAATTCTTCTACATCCTCATCATGTTCAAGCTCCAGTAATATCATGGAGGTCTCTTCAAATGCATCGGACCATGAAGAAACAAGTGGCTATGCCCATTTTTAG